One Eretmochelys imbricata isolate rEreImb1 chromosome 9, rEreImb1.hap1, whole genome shotgun sequence genomic window, cctgcacttaggaaagaagaatcccatgcaccgctacagactagggaccgaatggctaggcagcagttctgcagaaaaggacctggggattacagtggatgagaagctggatatgagtcaacagtgtgcccttgttgccaagaaggccaatggcattttggactgtataagtaggggcattgccagcagattgagggacgtgatcgttcccctctattcgacattggtgaggcctcatctggagtactgtgtccagttttgggccccatgctacaagaaggatgtggaaaaattggaaagcgtccagcggacggcaacaaaaatgattatgagactggaacacatgacttatgaggagaggctgagggaactggaattgtttagtctacagaagagaagaatgaggggtgatttgatagctgctttcaactacctgaaagggggttccaaagaggacggatctagactgttctcagtggtagtagatggcagaacaaggagtaaggtctcaagttgcactggggaaggtttaggttggatattaggaaaaactttttcactaggagggtggtgaagcactggaatgcattacctagggaggtggtggaatcttcttcctttgaggttttttaaggtcaggcttgacaaagccctggctgggatgatttagttggggattggactagatgacctcctgaggtcccttccaaccctgatattctatgaaagtagTGCgcatgggtggggccttgggacaggggcggggcagggtgttcggttttgtgcaattagaaatttggcaaccctTGGAGTGCCATGTATATCTATGGTGCTAAACAAGCGATAAAGAACAGGATGGCTTATATTGCCAGTGTTCATTTCCCCTTTCCCTGAGATCACAGAAAACAGGACACAGATAACGGAGTTCTCAGCAATACCTTATGGATTTTCTCCTAAACCACAGTAACATTTGCTCCAAACAGAAGGGCTCGGGTGTGCAGATGATGGCTGTGTAACCGCCTGACCTGCCATGGGCTGCACAGTTCTAACAGAAGATGGTGCCGGGTGCTGCCTGGGAGGCTCCTACATACCGTTATCATCCAGATGGTGCAGGTCTGTGGTGTCCTCAGGCTCATACTCTGAGGTGTACGGGGGGAAGCCTGTAGAGTCCGAGAAGTGGcttgtggtggtggcagcatcaaaGGGGCCCCCTCCCGACGGCAGCTCCGGCGGCTCATTCCACAGCGTGGGGGCAGGTCCTTGGGGATACTCTGCTGGAACAAGCATAAATCCCAATTACTCCCCGATCAACCACTGATGCCGCTACAGCACTGGGCTACTGGCAATTGTTCACTGGGATTCCTGCCTGCAGGGACCAGTCACAACTTGCAGCCTGTACTGGCCAGCCTGTctcaccactgccctctgctccgcAACATGTTAGAGCCGCTCACAATTGCCAGTgtttacttgggggtggggggcgctgagCCTtaatccgcccctcccccccccaatggCTCTCAGCTCTGGCCTTTCTGCAGCTAAAGATTCCCTCCTCTATGGCATGGGCATGGCTGAGGCACTGATACTGATGTCGTATGTAAATGACCTCAGCTGAGTTATACTACATGGCAATCTAGCTTGCATATGGACCCAGGGCCTCCAGGATCCCAGAACAGAAAAATACCCCTTCCAAATGTCTAATTAAACCACATACACAAGAGATGTAAGGAAAGCCCCATTTAATGAGGGCACTTTCTTTGCCGCTCTCCGGGCTGCATCAGGCAGACCATCATACtgggaaggggttgcaagcactttgtagACCAGGGTTAGAATTCAAGACAAgtatgacaaattggagaattggtctgaaatccacaagatgaaattcaataaagacaagtgcaaagtatgacatttaggaaggaaaaaaatcaaatgtacaactacaaaatggggaataattggctagatCG contains:
- the SNORC gene encoding protein SNORC → MLVPAEYPQGPAPTLWNEPPELPSGGGPFDAATTTSHFSDSTGFPPYTSEYEPEDTTDLHHLDDNGSLGPGAISAIVIAALLGTSVIVALIVITLRKFSAS